In Maridesulfovibrio sp., a single genomic region encodes these proteins:
- a CDS encoding ABC transporter ATP-binding protein — MSSEKVISFRNVNFGYGPHPVLTDLNFDIYRGDYVAVIGPNGGGKTTLIKLLLGLLKPQCGEIDILGLPPGRHGEKVGYMPQYTTVSRSFPITVRDAVLMGKVSPGLGGIFGLSFDRRASRAVETALERVGMLKHIERKVSDLSGGQKQRVFIARAIVDEPQLLLLDEPTASVDQAGKSGLYCLLRELNREMTVVMVSHDISVLGQGVKSVACVNRKVHLHDQPKITRELLNEAYGETADGSCPIELFAHGDFPHRVVEFHNDREDENGGGWNG, encoded by the coding sequence ATGAGTTCCGAGAAAGTCATAAGTTTCCGTAACGTAAACTTCGGTTACGGGCCGCACCCAGTGCTGACGGATTTGAACTTCGATATTTACAGGGGTGACTACGTTGCGGTCATCGGACCTAACGGCGGCGGCAAGACCACTCTTATCAAACTGCTGCTGGGGCTTCTCAAGCCGCAGTGCGGGGAGATAGATATTCTCGGGCTCCCGCCCGGCAGGCACGGGGAAAAGGTCGGCTATATGCCCCAGTACACTACTGTATCCCGGAGTTTTCCCATCACCGTCCGAGATGCGGTCCTCATGGGCAAGGTTTCCCCCGGTCTCGGCGGCATTTTCGGGCTCTCATTCGACCGCCGGGCCTCGCGGGCCGTGGAAACGGCACTGGAAAGAGTCGGCATGCTTAAACACATAGAAAGAAAGGTTTCCGATCTCTCCGGAGGACAGAAGCAGAGAGTATTCATAGCCAGAGCCATTGTTGACGAACCGCAGCTGCTGCTCCTTGACGAACCTACCGCAAGCGTGGACCAGGCCGGAAAAAGCGGACTGTACTGCCTGCTGCGGGAACTGAACCGCGAAATGACCGTTGTAATGGTCAGCCACGACATTTCGGTGCTCGGACAGGGAGTAAAATCCGTTGCCTGCGTTAACCGCAAGGTGCACCTGCACGACCAGCCGAAGATCACCCGCGAACTGCTTAACGAGGCATACGGGGAAACAGCGGACGGTTCCTGCCCCATCGAACTGTTCGCGCACGGAGATTTTCCTCACCGGGTTGTGGAATTTCACAATGACCGCGAAGACGAAAACGGAGGGGGATGGAATGGTTGA
- a CDS encoding GNAT family N-acyltransferase has protein sequence MVNERCPELFRLSSPFEDPFRGALFSVLQKPLSSLLCLPRLNSLYNIAQDESCWDGQTDFVSKALKLLGVNTEIDEQQIRAIPRSGPSVVVANHPFGVVEGIFLLRMLKMVRPDVKIMANFMLGLIPEMHEQLISVDPFGRKDSHRGNISGLKKAVKWVRDGGMLAVFPAGEVASLKIRDRKVEDPAWSPTVAGIIKKTGACATPVFFNGRNSALFQAMGMLHPRLRTVLLPRENLNKTSGQVEFAVGNTISNDRLMDFEENRDLIEYLRFRTYALRSRFKKKKAPAPVFRKKEKPLCEQVEKSRLAAEIKSLGSEAILAENSEFLVYEVHSAKCPFILHEIGRLREKTFRLAGEGTGRAADVDRFDNTFVHLVLWNRKEDEIAGAYRFARTDDCIKAFGLNGVYSHSFFRFKPDFFETVTPALELGRSFIRPRYQRNYFSLMMLWKGIAAYLSRNPKYRYLFGCVSISNDYKKLSREFIAESLMASTGRKDLAGLISPVKPLKLKKLKYWKKTLPESAFSTPTELENIVQDIEGDKSIPVLLRHYLKLGGELAGFNVDPAFGSTLDGLIVVDLLKTSRRSLNKFMGKEEAAAFLEYHSKAAPQPIISSEENEKVAV, from the coding sequence ATGGTCAATGAAAGATGTCCGGAACTTTTTCGTCTAAGCTCGCCTTTTGAAGATCCTTTCAGGGGAGCCCTGTTCTCCGTCCTTCAAAAGCCTCTGTCCAGCCTGCTGTGCCTGCCCAGACTGAACTCGCTCTACAACATTGCGCAGGATGAAAGCTGCTGGGACGGTCAGACCGATTTTGTCAGCAAGGCTCTCAAACTGCTGGGAGTGAACACCGAAATTGATGAGCAGCAGATCAGGGCCATTCCAAGAAGCGGCCCTTCTGTTGTGGTGGCCAATCATCCCTTCGGCGTGGTGGAAGGCATTTTCCTGCTCCGCATGCTCAAGATGGTCCGGCCTGATGTCAAAATTATGGCAAACTTCATGCTCGGCCTGATACCAGAGATGCACGAACAACTCATCTCCGTGGACCCGTTCGGACGCAAGGATTCCCATAGAGGAAACATCTCCGGACTCAAAAAGGCAGTCAAATGGGTCAGGGACGGCGGCATGCTGGCCGTGTTCCCGGCCGGAGAAGTGGCCAGCCTCAAAATCAGGGACCGAAAAGTTGAGGACCCGGCCTGGAGTCCAACGGTTGCGGGCATTATCAAGAAAACAGGAGCCTGCGCTACTCCGGTATTTTTCAACGGCCGGAACAGCGCCCTGTTTCAGGCCATGGGGATGCTCCACCCGCGCCTGCGCACGGTACTCCTCCCGCGCGAAAACCTGAACAAAACCAGCGGACAGGTGGAATTCGCCGTGGGCAACACAATTTCAAACGACAGGCTTATGGATTTTGAAGAGAACAGGGACCTTATCGAATACCTGCGCTTCCGCACCTATGCCCTGCGTTCCAGATTCAAAAAGAAAAAAGCTCCTGCTCCCGTATTCAGAAAAAAGGAAAAGCCGTTATGCGAACAGGTTGAGAAAAGCAGGCTTGCCGCAGAAATAAAAAGCCTGGGTTCGGAAGCGATCCTTGCCGAAAACAGCGAATTTCTTGTCTACGAAGTGCACTCCGCCAAATGCCCCTTCATCCTCCATGAAATAGGAAGACTGCGCGAAAAGACATTCCGGCTTGCAGGCGAAGGAACCGGGAGAGCCGCGGACGTGGACCGCTTCGACAACACCTTCGTCCACCTTGTGCTCTGGAACAGAAAAGAGGACGAGATAGCCGGGGCCTACCGTTTTGCACGCACAGACGATTGCATAAAAGCTTTCGGGCTCAACGGTGTGTACAGCCACTCGTTCTTCAGATTCAAGCCGGATTTTTTCGAGACCGTCACCCCGGCCCTTGAACTGGGCAGATCATTTATCCGCCCCAGATACCAGCGCAACTATTTCTCGCTCATGATGCTGTGGAAAGGCATCGCCGCCTATCTGAGCAGGAACCCCAAATATCGCTATCTCTTCGGATGTGTGAGCATTTCAAACGATTACAAGAAACTGTCCAGAGAATTCATTGCCGAATCGCTTATGGCTTCCACCGGGCGCAAGGACCTTGCCGGGCTGATCTCGCCGGTCAAACCGCTTAAGCTGAAAAAGCTGAAATACTGGAAAAAGACACTGCCTGAATCGGCGTTCTCCACCCCTACGGAACTGGAAAACATTGTGCAGGACATTGAAGGAGACAAGAGCATTCCGGTACTGCTGCGCCATTACCTGAAACTCGGAGGGGAACTGGCCGGATTCAACGTCGACCCGGCATTCGGAAGCACACTGGACGGGCTGATAGTGGTAGACCTGCTCAAGACATCGCGCCGGAGCCTGAACAAATTCATGGGCAAGGAAGAAGCCGCCGCCTTTCTGGAATATCACAGTAAAGCCGCCCCTCAGCCAATTATCAGCAGTGAAGAAAATGAAAAAGTAGCCGTCTGA
- a CDS encoding alpha-amylase family glycosyl hydrolase, with translation MDKSYFGARFHRNGECSFKIFAPHIQHASISLKNSAGISRDMDPVGLGFHEITLSGIMPGTMYSFTLDGENGIPDPASLWQPKGLRDSSVVIDHHCFDWMGDNFAGLPMGEMIIYEVHVGTFSPEHSFQGVIGRLDYLRDLGVNTLQLLPVAGFAGNMAWGYATEFPYSPHSPYGSPDEFKKLVRECHLREMAVLIDVPCASLMPVKELSVFNPLLFSDRYCLRHGKAVNFDGRFSGGVREMVIQCALSWLRDYRVDGLRISDAHLIFDQSPVHFLEELSVRVSKFSRAGGRHCVVITGDKRNAARPVLPHDKGGYNLDALYNDNFCNALQCRLTGSSDGLLEDYADPRRMVSALQYGFAYRGELSPHFMRLQGQHHSELNGSKFVVYSQGHDRDSGPADKCRIIEKAGFEAAKLAAGATILSPYVPMIFMGEEYGEPAPFLYFNDTCSGLPSEGGEEAVSDAGSSFSACRLDWQNMETERGKAMLSLYHSLLKVRREHPTIHEPCRSRSQVQEINPGLVLVLRNSVTGSRRYAAVLLNFNHDETSCRPAGFLPEGIWNTEIYSASPAYGGTADPLPVLLPAEESIMMAPQSFALFLCTPVDSGRP, from the coding sequence ATGGATAAGTCTTACTTCGGCGCCAGGTTTCACAGAAACGGAGAATGCTCTTTCAAAATTTTTGCACCCCATATTCAACATGCCAGTATTTCATTAAAAAACAGTGCCGGGATAAGCAGGGACATGGACCCGGTGGGGCTGGGTTTTCATGAAATAACCCTTTCCGGAATAATGCCCGGCACCATGTATTCATTTACGCTGGACGGGGAGAACGGCATCCCGGACCCGGCATCTTTGTGGCAGCCCAAGGGACTCAGGGATTCCTCGGTGGTCATCGACCACCATTGTTTTGACTGGATGGGAGACAACTTTGCCGGTCTGCCTATGGGCGAAATGATTATTTATGAAGTGCATGTGGGAACATTCAGCCCGGAACACAGTTTCCAAGGTGTGATCGGCCGGCTGGATTACCTGCGGGACCTAGGCGTAAATACTTTGCAGCTTCTGCCGGTTGCCGGTTTTGCCGGTAACATGGCCTGGGGCTATGCAACGGAATTTCCATATTCCCCGCACAGTCCTTACGGTTCTCCTGACGAGTTCAAGAAGCTTGTAAGGGAATGTCACCTCAGGGAAATGGCCGTTCTAATAGATGTGCCTTGCGCGTCGCTGATGCCGGTAAAAGAATTGTCCGTTTTCAATCCCCTGCTTTTCAGCGACAGATATTGCCTGCGCCACGGGAAGGCGGTCAATTTCGATGGCCGGTTCAGTGGAGGGGTGCGGGAGATGGTTATCCAGTGCGCCTTGTCCTGGCTTCGTGATTACCGTGTGGACGGTCTGCGCATAAGTGACGCCCATCTTATTTTTGACCAGAGCCCGGTACATTTTCTGGAGGAACTGTCCGTAAGGGTCAGCAAGTTTTCCCGTGCCGGCGGCAGACATTGCGTGGTCATTACCGGGGACAAGCGAAATGCGGCACGTCCCGTTCTCCCTCATGACAAGGGAGGATACAATCTGGACGCATTATATAATGATAATTTCTGCAACGCCCTGCAATGCAGACTGACCGGCAGCAGTGACGGACTGCTGGAGGACTATGCCGATCCTCGCCGAATGGTTTCGGCTTTGCAGTACGGCTTTGCTTATCGCGGGGAACTTTCTCCGCATTTCATGCGGCTTCAGGGACAGCACCATTCGGAATTGAACGGCAGCAAGTTCGTGGTTTATTCGCAGGGGCATGATCGGGATTCCGGTCCGGCCGACAAATGCCGCATTATCGAAAAGGCCGGGTTCGAAGCCGCCAAGCTTGCCGCAGGAGCGACCATACTTTCTCCATATGTTCCCATGATTTTTATGGGCGAGGAGTACGGCGAACCGGCTCCTTTCCTGTATTTTAATGATACCTGCAGCGGATTGCCTTCCGAAGGCGGGGAGGAGGCAGTTTCGGATGCCGGATCATCTTTTTCCGCCTGTCGTCTGGACTGGCAGAATATGGAGACGGAGCGCGGTAAGGCCATGCTGTCTCTGTATCACAGCCTGCTGAAAGTCCGCCGCGAACATCCTACCATCCACGAACCCTGCCGCAGCAGAAGTCAGGTTCAGGAGATAAATCCGGGACTGGTGCTGGTCTTAAGAAACAGTGTTACAGGAAGTCGCAGGTATGCGGCGGTGCTGCTCAATTTCAACCATGATGAAACTTCCTGCAGACCGGCCGGGTTCCTCCCGGAAGGCATATGGAATACTGAAATATACAGTGCTTCGCCCGCCTATGGTGGAACCGCTGATCCATTGCCGGTGCTGCTCCCGGCTGAGGAGAGTATAATGATGGCTCCGCAGTCGTTCGCGTTGTTTCTTTGTACCCCGGTTGATTCCGGGCGGCCATAA
- a CDS encoding beta-eliminating lyase-related protein: MRSFASDNYSGVHPEVMDAIMQANKDHMSSYGADPVSAEAVELFREHFGKDAKVFFLGTGTATNTLILKHLTRSWNSIICSECAHITVDECGSCEAVAGLKLVHAETLNGKIQVDALEPLFAQVGDVHRSQPAVISITQNTELGTLYSVEEIRALCDFAHGRGLVVHMDGARIANAAAALGVSLREMTVDCGVDVLSFGGTKNGCMCAEAAVFINSDLGKDFEYVRKQGMQLVSKMRYVGAQFKALFTDDLWKRNAEHSNSMAAKLAELAGRIDGVRITRPVEANGVFAIIPESVTAAMQSAFPFYVWDHTTGEVRWMTSWSTTDKDIEDFCAELSRLMGEA; this comes from the coding sequence ATGCGCTCATTTGCAAGCGACAATTATTCGGGAGTGCATCCGGAAGTGATGGATGCCATAATGCAGGCCAATAAGGATCACATGTCCTCGTACGGTGCGGACCCCGTATCCGCCGAAGCCGTGGAACTTTTCCGGGAACATTTCGGCAAGGATGCGAAAGTATTTTTTCTCGGCACCGGAACGGCCACCAATACCCTGATACTCAAGCACCTGACCCGAAGCTGGAACAGCATTATCTGTTCCGAATGTGCCCATATCACCGTTGACGAATGCGGCTCGTGTGAAGCCGTCGCCGGACTCAAGCTGGTGCATGCCGAGACCCTGAACGGTAAGATTCAGGTGGATGCGCTGGAACCTCTTTTCGCGCAGGTCGGCGATGTGCACCGCTCCCAGCCCGCGGTAATTTCCATCACCCAGAACACCGAGCTGGGCACGCTTTATTCCGTGGAGGAAATCAGGGCGCTGTGCGATTTCGCGCACGGCAGGGGACTTGTCGTTCATATGGACGGAGCGCGCATAGCCAATGCTGCCGCTGCTCTGGGAGTCTCATTGCGGGAAATGACCGTCGATTGCGGAGTGGACGTGCTCTCCTTCGGCGGAACCAAGAACGGGTGCATGTGCGCTGAAGCCGCCGTGTTCATCAATTCCGATCTTGGAAAGGATTTCGAATATGTCCGCAAGCAGGGCATGCAGCTTGTTTCGAAGATGCGTTATGTCGGTGCCCAGTTCAAGGCGCTGTTCACCGATGATCTCTGGAAACGCAATGCCGAACATTCCAATTCCATGGCCGCAAAACTTGCCGAACTGGCCGGCAGGATTGACGGGGTAAGAATTACCCGCCCTGTAGAGGCCAATGGCGTTTTCGCTATCATACCGGAAAGCGTTACAGCGGCCATGCAGTCGGCATTCCCGTTTTACGTGTGGGACCACACCACCGGAGAAGTGCGCTGGATGACGTCCTGGTCGACAACCGACAAGGATATAGAAGATTTCTGCGCTGAACTTTCCCGATTGATGGGGGAAGCATAA
- a CDS encoding GDSL-type esterase/lipase family protein, whose protein sequence is MQLFFMGDSITLGVNDSEWLGWTGRVCRRLDPTGKDVTAYNLGVRASTTQHIKERWQAEIYARVIRGMESIAVFSFGAADIANGLTPEQSLENARAILHMAAGERRVLFICPPPMADKDRDRVSVELAAGFGSLCRELDIPYLDINTSLRQNGAYLEDIGSGDGVHPGKAGYEIMADLVYEFMNPFVQQFIC, encoded by the coding sequence ATGCAGCTTTTTTTTATGGGTGATTCCATCACGCTCGGTGTGAACGATTCCGAGTGGCTCGGCTGGACAGGCCGGGTTTGCAGGCGTCTCGACCCCACGGGGAAGGACGTGACCGCATATAACCTCGGCGTGAGAGCCTCTACCACGCAGCATATAAAGGAACGGTGGCAGGCTGAAATATATGCTCGGGTCATCAGGGGCATGGAAAGCATTGCCGTATTCAGCTTCGGCGCCGCAGACATCGCCAACGGCCTGACTCCGGAGCAGAGCCTTGAAAACGCCAGGGCAATCCTTCATATGGCCGCCGGGGAGCGGAGGGTGCTGTTCATCTGCCCGCCGCCGATGGCGGACAAAGACCGCGACCGCGTCAGCGTGGAGCTTGCTGCCGGATTCGGTTCCCTGTGCAGGGAGCTTGACATCCCGTATCTGGATATTAATACATCACTGCGGCAGAACGGAGCCTATCTTGAGGATATCGGCAGCGGCGACGGAGTGCATCCGGGAAAAGCCGGCTACGAGATTATGGCCGACCTTGTCTATGAATTCATGAATCCGTTCGTGCAGCAGTTTATTTGTTGA
- a CDS encoding iron chelate uptake ABC transporter family permease subunit — protein sequence MVEALGFEFMRNALLAGVLASIICGVIGALVVVNRVVLLSGGIAHASYGGVGLAFFLGLPMLPVTAAFAVCSALLMAVVTMRVKERADTFIGVMWAAGMALGIILLDITPGYNVDLMSYLFGGILATPKSDLVLMGWLAAIVLSVVFVCYKGFWAMSFDEEFARARGVPVTALYFIMLALIALSVVMVIRVVGLILVIALLTIPPQIAESRTSSLHTMMLLSSLLSMVFCVSGLLLSYQLNLSSGATIIAVSVAGFVLSMILPKFRLHTR from the coding sequence ATGGTTGAGGCCCTTGGTTTTGAATTCATGCGCAACGCACTTCTTGCCGGAGTGCTGGCCTCGATAATCTGCGGGGTGATCGGCGCTCTGGTGGTGGTCAACCGGGTTGTTCTGCTTTCGGGAGGGATAGCCCACGCCTCTTACGGAGGAGTGGGACTGGCTTTCTTCCTCGGACTGCCCATGCTTCCGGTCACGGCGGCATTCGCGGTATGCTCCGCCCTGCTCATGGCCGTGGTCACCATGCGCGTAAAGGAAAGGGCCGACACTTTCATCGGGGTCATGTGGGCCGCTGGCATGGCTCTGGGCATAATCCTGCTGGACATCACCCCCGGCTACAATGTGGACCTCATGAGCTATCTTTTCGGCGGAATTCTGGCCACACCAAAATCAGACCTTGTGCTGATGGGATGGCTGGCTGCAATTGTCCTGAGTGTTGTTTTCGTCTGCTACAAGGGATTCTGGGCCATGTCCTTTGATGAAGAATTCGCACGGGCCAGAGGTGTTCCGGTCACCGCGCTCTATTTCATCATGCTGGCACTTATTGCCCTGAGCGTGGTCATGGTTATCCGGGTTGTAGGACTCATACTGGTCATAGCCCTGCTCACAATTCCTCCGCAGATTGCGGAAAGCAGGACATCATCACTGCACACCATGATGCTGCTTTCTTCGTTGCTGAGCATGGTTTTCTGCGTCAGCGGGTTGCTGCTGTCCTATCAGCTCAACCTGTCTTCCGGGGCAACGATAATCGCCGTGAGCGTGGCCGGATTCGTCCTGTCCATGATTCTTCCAAAATTCAGACTGCATACGCGGTAA
- the malQ gene encoding 4-alpha-glucanotransferase, with protein sequence MKRSSGILLHFTSLPSRFGVGDLGPAAYAFADFLAESGQRFWQVLPITPTGPELCNSPYSGCSAFAANPLLISPELMVDYGLLEYEEVLACTVPDRDHADFDTASAIKSDLLRKAFSRKGEALLSDPLFNQFLWDNMHWLNDFALFSALKNHFNNASWTEWPEDIRDRHPEGLRHWGEKLFREILFAKFCQWIFFRQWGQLRDHLGEIGVELIGDVPIYVTHDSSDVWANRHIFKLDDQGEPYCVAGVPPDYFSKTGQLWGNPVYDWDVLKDENFGWWVSRMKHNLGLYHWVRLDHFRGFSAYWEVPAEAETAMDGYWVPAPGHAFFEKLSCEEGCLRIIAEDLGHITPDVIYLKDRFQLPGMNLLQFSFGSDIGYCGDALHNHRRNSVVYTGTHDNNTNRGWFSEDADEVSRKHLLAYLGRDWLDESKVSWELIRLLMSSVGCLCVIQVQDLLGLGSSARMNIPGKADGNWGWKLLPGQLTPLISEKLGEMTELFGRTSKID encoded by the coding sequence ATGAAACGGTCAAGCGGAATACTGTTGCATTTCACCTCACTTCCATCCCGGTTCGGAGTCGGTGACCTGGGGCCGGCAGCCTACGCCTTTGCCGATTTTCTGGCCGAGTCCGGGCAGCGTTTCTGGCAGGTTCTGCCTATTACTCCGACCGGACCGGAACTGTGCAACTCGCCTTATTCGGGATGTTCCGCTTTTGCGGCTAATCCGTTGCTCATAAGTCCCGAGCTTATGGTCGATTACGGCCTGCTGGAGTATGAGGAGGTCCTTGCCTGTACTGTCCCTGATCGCGACCACGCCGATTTCGATACAGCCTCAGCCATAAAGAGTGATCTGCTGCGCAAGGCTTTTTCCCGTAAGGGCGAGGCTCTGCTTTCCGATCCGCTTTTCAACCAGTTTCTCTGGGACAACATGCACTGGCTGAATGATTTTGCGCTGTTTTCGGCCTTGAAGAATCATTTCAACAACGCGAGCTGGACTGAATGGCCGGAGGATATCCGCGACAGACACCCGGAAGGGTTGCGCCACTGGGGTGAAAAGCTGTTTCGCGAGATATTGTTCGCAAAATTCTGCCAGTGGATATTTTTCCGCCAGTGGGGGCAGTTGCGGGATCATCTGGGGGAGATAGGTGTCGAGCTTATCGGCGATGTGCCTATTTACGTGACCCATGACAGTTCCGATGTCTGGGCCAACCGGCATATTTTCAAGCTGGATGATCAGGGAGAACCGTATTGCGTTGCCGGTGTTCCACCGGATTACTTCAGCAAGACCGGGCAGCTGTGGGGAAATCCCGTCTATGACTGGGATGTTCTAAAAGATGAAAACTTCGGCTGGTGGGTCAGCCGGATGAAACATAATCTGGGACTTTACCACTGGGTGCGTCTGGATCATTTTCGCGGTTTTTCCGCATACTGGGAAGTTCCTGCCGAGGCCGAGACCGCTATGGACGGCTACTGGGTTCCCGCACCGGGACATGCGTTTTTCGAAAAGTTGTCCTGTGAAGAAGGATGCCTGCGTATAATAGCCGAGGACCTTGGGCATATTACCCCGGACGTCATCTATCTGAAGGACCGTTTTCAGCTTCCGGGTATGAACCTGCTTCAATTTTCTTTTGGTAGCGATATCGGCTACTGCGGGGATGCCCTGCATAATCACAGACGCAATTCGGTTGTTTATACCGGCACGCACGACAACAATACAAACCGGGGGTGGTTCAGCGAAGACGCTGACGAGGTCAGCCGCAAGCATCTGCTGGCTTATCTGGGGCGGGACTGGCTGGACGAGTCCAAGGTTTCCTGGGAACTTATCCGGCTGCTTATGTCAAGCGTAGGATGTTTGTGCGTTATACAGGTTCAGGACCTGCTTGGGCTTGGCAGCAGTGCGCGTATGAATATTCCCGGAAAAGCCGACGGCAACTGGGGATGGAAACTGCTTCCCGGCCAGCTTACACCGCTCATCAGCGAAAAACTCGGTGAAATGACCGAGCTTTTCGGGCGGACGAGCAAGATTGATTAA